Within the Candidatus Culexarchaeum yellowstonense genome, the region AAAGGGAAATCATGGACATCATTAAAAGCGTTGAAGGAACCTTCGGCATAGTCATCAAAATCCTCGACACCGGAGACGAAATAGACATAAACGGCGAAGAAATATTCCCAGCAGCCAGCATAATAAAAATCCCAATACTAGTGGAAGCCTTCAAACAAAATCTAGAGGGACACATAAAACTAGATGAACCCATCACACTGAGAAATGAAGACAAAGTTGGAGGAATGGGAATCCTAAAAGAGTTAAGCCCAGGCATCCAACTACCCTTCATAGACATACTAACCCTAATGATAATCATAAGCGACAACACTGCAACCAACATCACCATAGAAAAGGTGGGAATGAAAAACGTCAACGAATACATGAAACAACTGGGACTAAAAAACACAATACTCCAAAGGAAAATGATGGACTTGGAAGCCAGGAAAAGAGGCCTAGAAAACCTCACCACACCAAGAGACATGACAATCCTCCTACAAAAAATCTTCGAGAAAACCATACTAGACAATAAAAGCTGCGAAAAAATCCTAGACATACTAAAAAGACAACAAGTCAACGATAGAATACCAAAA harbors:
- a CDS encoding class A beta-lactamase-related serine hydrolase; this translates as MTLPTKLEREIMDIIKSVEGTFGIVIKILDTGDEIDINGEEIFPAASIIKIPILVEAFKQNLEGHIKLDEPITLRNEDKVGGMGILKELSPGIQLPFIDILTLMIIISDNTATNITIEKVGMKNVNEYMKQLGLKNTILQRKMMDLEARKRGLENLTTPRDMTILLQKIFEKTILDNKSCEKILDILKRQQVNDRIPKYLPENIPIAHKTGELSGVRHDVGIIYTEKHPYIISAMTKNLKDPLSQKTSGGAGSEAIAKISKTVYDTITST